CACCGCGTTCGTACCACGTCCCGGTGGCCTGCGGTGCACGGTCGGGCAAACTGATCTCATTATAAGATCCATCCGCCCGGAACTCCCAGGCTGTACCGGTCTTGCACCCGGACCGGGCGTCGAATGACCAGATACCGATGAGATCCGTCTTCGAGCCCAAATGCTGACCGGGCAGATGCTCGGCAACAGAAGGCTGGGCCAGGCCGCCAACCGCAGCGATAACAGCCAAGGCTAAACTTGCTCGGCTGAGGAGCGCGCGCGCTTGGCGCCGACTTGCCCAAAGCAGCAGTAAACCCAAACGCTGCAAAACAGGTCTCATATGGACGCCTTCACTGCGCGGGCGGCATGAGGGTCGCCGTCGCCAGGTGGGCTTCCCCTGGGAATGCTCGCGAGATGCGCGAGGATCGGGCAATCCGCGATGGGAATGTCGATCGAGCATTGGGCGGACAGGGCGGACAGGGCGGTCTTGATGCGGGTCAGATCATCGATACGGGTGGTCGCTTCATTTATCTTGCTCTCGGTGATGGCCAGGACATCGGCGGTTGTCGCGGTGTCGGACGCGCGCAAATCGAGCAGGCTTCCGATTTCGCGAAGCGTGAAACCCAGCTGCTGCCCCTTGCGAATGAACCGCACGCGCTCGAGATCGGCGTCGCCATAGGTGCGGTAACCGGCAGAAGACCGGGCGGGCGGAGGAAGCAGACCGTTGCGCTCGTAATAGCGGATGGTATCGGGACGGATGCCGAGCGCACGCGACAGCTTTCCGATCGTGAAATATGTCATGGCGCGTCTCCGTTGCCGCGACCATTCGAAAGGTCGCGGCATTATTCCTTCGAATTGGTCTTGCTCAGGTCGGGCAGTGCCGGGGTTTTCAGCCTGCTCGGCTTACATATCCTTCATCGGGGCGGACTGACTGTTGTCGGGCGTGCTCGTAGGCGGGGCGCCATTGGGCATCATCGGCCCACCCCGGCGCATGTCGCTGTGGTCCATATCCTGACGGTGGCGCTCATCCATATCGGCCGCCGTGTTGTCGGTCCCGACAGAGTCCGTGGCGGCGGCGGTGTCGTTTTCAAGAGCGCCGGGCGCGCTTGCAGAGGCATTGGAGGCAGCCTGGTTTTGCGTGCCGTCCGTCTTCTTGCCGCACGCAGCAAGCGTTCCGAGAAGCGCAAGGGCTGTGAGCCCCGAGACGATCTTCCCGGACGTATTCGTGAGGTGAGTCTTCATGATGTGTCTCCGAATGAGAGTGAGCGGTCGAACGCAAATCCCGTCGGACGAGCTTGATAAGCGTGCTCGACCGACAGATCAGGGTGTCATTGCTGCTTGAGAATCTGCAGGCAGCGATCGTGCGAGAGATTCATCGGGTTGCGCCCCTGTCCCTTCATCTCGTTGTGATCATGGGGCGTCGCGAGACCCATATTGTCTTCCATGGCCTTGCAGCTCGCGATCTGCGCGCTAGTCGGCGGAAGGGTCGCGCAAGCGCCGAGCAGCGCCAGTGGTAGCAATCCCAGCGAGATAGAGTATTTCATGTTCAGTCCTTCCCTGTGCAGGTGGTGTGGTCCTCTCCCACGGACATTTGTTCTGGCTGATCTGCGGCCAATTGAGACAGCCGCCCGTCCCGAACCAGAAAGAGGATCGGGCAAGGGTCGCTTTCGGCTTCGTGCGAGGGCGCTTCACCCAGCTGCTCAAGGCCTGTTTCGATAAGCTTGAGCTGTTCCACCCTGACCAGTGCTTCGCGCAGTTTGACCCGCGTGACGGCGAGGATATCCGACCCGGCGAGGGCGTCTCCGGCCCGCACCAGCAGGAGCGCGTGCGTTTCGGTGAGGGTGTAACCGAGCCCCTGTGCAGCGCGAACGAACTTGATGCGTTCGACGTCTGCAGGATGATAGACGCGGTATCCTGCACTGGTCCGTTGCGGAGCGGGGAGCAGGCCGGTGCGCTCATAATAACGTATGGTGTCCTTTCGAACGCCGGCAGCCTCGGCCAGCTCACCGATTCTAAGCCGTGACATGGCAAGTCTCGGAGGCACAGTGCCGCTTGGACCTAGGTCCAGGGTCAAGAGAAATATTTGGACGTCGGTCGATCATCGCCGCTCTCCTGTCCGCTCAAAGGCCGCGCGACTTTTCGTCGCTTGCGGCCGCCATCAGGCATCATGGGGAGCGGCAAGCCCCTCCCCGGCACGCCCTTATTTCTTGCGGAGCTCGACGATGTCGTGAACTGCGGGAGCGCCGTCGGCGACGCTCACATGCGCAAAATGGTCGTCAAATATATGATCGACCCTGACGTGGCCGATGAGGTCTCGGCGATAAGCGGGGCCGCTTCCTTTGTAGCCGGAGCCGGGCAGCGTCTTCACGCGATAGACGTCAAGCACCTGTCCGACTGTCGCGCCATCTGCTTTGCCGACACACACGATCGTTCCGGTCGTGTCCTTGCCGATGATCGATCCACGCATAAAAAAGCTGTGGCCGATGCCGGTCGCCAGAGCGGGGACCGCGCCGGCGAGGGCGATACTCGCCATGGCCATCGATATTGACTTCTTGAAGCGCATCTCGATTCCTTTCAATTCATGTCTCGTGCACCCAGGCCGGTGTTCGTCGCTTGGTTGCGAGCGATCGTGCCGGTCTCGTTCTGCAGCGAGGTGGCGTTGATGGTGGGGACGGCGGTCGCCGTCCCCGCTGCCGACTTATTTCCTGCGGAGTTCGACGATGTCGTGGACCTTCGGCGTGCCGTCGGCGATGCTCACATGCGCGAAATGGTCATCGAAAATGTGATCGATCTTGACGTGCCCGACGGCCACGCGCCGGAAGCCCGCGCCGGGGGTCTTCGAAGGTCCAGGTGTGCTTTCCACACGGTAGACCTCGAGGACCTGGCCTACGGTCGCGCCGTCGGCCTTACCCACACAAACGACCGTTCCGGTCGTGTCCTTGCCGACGATCGATCCACGCATGAAAAAGCTGTGGCCGATGCCCTGGGCGTAGGTAGGCGCGGCGCCGAGCACGGCGAGGCCTGCAAGCGCGATGGTGATCTTCTTCTTGAGCAACATGGTGGAAGCCTCCTTGGCTGAGTTTACAAGACCCGCCGAGGAAAACTGGCGGTGAAGAACCTTTCTTCGCCACCAAGACTATGGACCCGGCTCCCGACTCAATATGCGTAATGTTACGAAGCCCCATCAAAGCTCCGGGCAAACCCCGTGCCAAAACGTCGTCGCACTAATCGCATCTTTTGATACGCTCCCGCTACTAGCGGGTTGTGCTCTGGCGATAAGGGGTACGCGTACTCGATGGCCTGTAAATTAGGGCGATTCTCGCGGTCCAGGGTGCCGTCGGGCGGTACAAGGATCAAATCACTCACGCCCGCAGTATGCAACAGGATCATCATAGCTGCTCGGGCCGCTCAAGGAATTGATAGCGACAAAGCCGGTCGACATCAGGGCGCCCTCAGAACTTGGCCGGTTAAGCGTCGCCGCCCAAGAGCCTGGCTGAACAATGCAGAGGTACGGCGCAGCGGAAACCCGGCTATGATCAAAGTTGAATGTCCATCCTCCCGGTCATACTCCAGGTGATCTTGGATCCCTTTGGGTATGAAGTGAGTTGCAGGCATGCCCCCTTGGCAGCCGAGGAGGGTGAGGAGCCTAGAGGTAGGACGGAGTCGGTCAATGGAAGACAAGAAGAATGGCATGGGCATAGGCATGGGCTATGGCCGGTTCGTGGCGATGATTGCGACGTCTACGGTCGTGATGTTCGGGCTGATGTATCTCAACACCTATGCGCTGAGCCATGTCCAGTTCAGCCAGACGCGCACCTGGATGGCGCTCGTCATGGGCGCGGTCATGGCGGTGATCATGCTCAGTTTCATGTGGGGCATGTACAAGAACACCCGCCTCAATATCGGCATCCTGCTCGGTAGCGCTGCCATTTTTGGTTTAGCGCTTTGGCTGGTGCGGAGCCAGGAAACGGTCGACGACGTCTCCTACATGAAGGCGATGATCCCGCACCACTCGATTGCGATCATGACCAGCGAGCGCGCGCACATCAAGGACCCCGAGGTTCGAAAGCTGGCCGATGGCATCATCGACGCGCAGGTACGCGAGATCGCCCAAATGAAACAGATGATCGCGCGCCTGCAAGCTAACCCGGCGCCGGATGGCGCTCCGGACCTGCCCTCCTATCGCGATCGCGGTGCGTCGCCCCCGCCACCGCAAACCGACGAAAGCACCGGAATAGATACACGAAAGCCGATTTCCTGAGGTGTGTTCTTCGAAGTAAACAGGATGGGCACATGATCGGGTACTGTCGGAAAGGCTTCGTCATGCGCATCTTGCTCAAATATCCAGCGATCGACGCTCTTCGCGAAAGAAGCAGGATGGTGGAAGTATGACCGACATCGAGCGCAGCGGTCCGAGTGGCGCCAAAGGCGCTTCTGAGATCGTCCTCGTCACCGGAGCGAGCGGTTTTATCGCCGCGGCCCTGATCGCCCGGCTCGGCGAGCGCTACACGGTCGTCGGTCTCGATCGCGCCGGTCCGCCCGAGCCACCACCGCCCGCCGCCGCTATCGACATTGATGTCGGCTCGGATGAAGCGGTTCACGCTGCGCTCGAGGAGGTTCGCGCGCGATACGGCAACCGCATTGCTTCCGTCATTCATCTCGCCGCGTATTATGACATTTCTGGCGATCCCAATCCGCTCTACGACAAGGTAACCGTCCAAGGGACACGGCGGCTGATCGACGGACTCCAGTCGTTCGATGTCGAGCAATTCGTCTTCGCCAGCACGATGCTGGTCCATAAACCGACCGCCACTCCGCAGGAGCGCATCAACGAGGAATCGCCGATCGGTGCCTCCTGGGCGTACCCGCAGTCCAAAGTCGACACAGAGGCGCTGCTGCACGAGCGTCACGGACGGATACCCGTCGTCTACCTGCGACCCGCAGGAGTCTATGCCGACGAGGGACGCTCAGCGTTCCTCGCACAGCAGATATCGCAGATCTACGAGCACCGCCTGATCTCGCATTTCTATCCTGGCATGCTGTGCGCGGCGCAATCATCGGTGCACCGCGATGACCTGGCGGAAGCCGTGGTGCGCCTGGTCGATCGGCGGCACGATCTTCCGTCTGAACTGCCCCTGCTCATCGGCGAACCCGATGCCCCCGGCTACGCCGAAATCCAGGACATCGTCGGCGAGGCGCTCCACGGCGAGGGCTGGAAGACGATCCGCATCCCGCAGCCGCTCGCGAAGGCTGGTATCGTTCTTCAGAACGAGGCACTCGGCGACGACGATTTCATCCAGCCCTGGATGATCGACAGCAGCAACGACCACTACATTCTCGATATCTCGCGCGCACGGTCGCTACTTGGATGGGAGCCGAAGCACAGTCTTCGCGAAACGCTTCCGACGATCGTTGCGGCGTTGAAGCGCCACCCGCGCGCCTGGTACCGGAACAACAAGCTCAACGAAAACCTCGTCGCCTGGAACGACAAGTCCGATCCGAAGCCGGCCGAGCTGGACCATAACCCGCCTGAAGCGGCAGCCGACGCGATGCCCGGCATGGAGCACGGAGCTAAGGACCATGGCAACATGGATCATGCCGCTGTGGGGCACGGGGCTGGGGACATGGCGATGTCCAGCCACGGTGCACATGGCGATCACATGGCCATGATGGACCGCGACGAGCGCCGTGCGCGCTGGGCGCTCTACGCCAACATCGGCCTCGGTCTGTGGCTCGCCTCGAGCCCGCTCATCTACGACTCCATGACCGCGCAGCGCGTCGGTGAGGCGGCGCGGTTCGTAACGGTCGATCGCGGTCTGCCGTCGATCGAGTGGCGTGCAAGCGCGCTGGCCGTAAGCGATCTTGTCAGCGGGCTTGCCATCGCGCTGTTCGGTGCGCTGTCGCTTGTACCACGCACCAAGACGTGGGCTCAGTGGGCGGTCGCATTCGTTGGGATCTGGCTGCTGTTCGCGCCGTTGATCTTTTGGAGCCCGAGCGCGGCGCAGTACAACAACGATTTGCTCATCGGCTCGGCTGTGATCGCGC
The Sphingobium sp. Z007 genome window above contains:
- a CDS encoding heavy metal-responsive transcriptional regulator; this encodes MTYFTIGKLSRALGIRPDTIRYYERNGLLPPPARSSAGYRTYGDADLERVRFIRKGQQLGFTLREIGSLLDLRASDTATTADVLAITESKINEATTRIDDLTRIKTALSALSAQCSIDIPIADCPILAHLASIPRGSPPGDGDPHAARAVKASI
- a CDS encoding MerR family transcriptional regulator; the protein is MSRLRIGELAEAAGVRKDTIRYYERTGLLPAPQRTSAGYRVYHPADVERIKFVRAAQGLGYTLTETHALLLVRAGDALAGSDILAVTRVKLREALVRVEQLKLIETGLEQLGEAPSHEAESDPCPILFLVRDGRLSQLAADQPEQMSVGEDHTTCTGKD
- a CDS encoding DUF305 domain-containing protein, whose amino-acid sequence is MGYGRFVAMIATSTVVMFGLMYLNTYALSHVQFSQTRTWMALVMGAVMAVIMLSFMWGMYKNTRLNIGILLGSAAIFGLALWLVRSQETVDDVSYMKAMIPHHSIAIMTSERAHIKDPEVRKLADGIIDAQVREIAQMKQMIARLQANPAPDGAPDLPSYRDRGASPPPPQTDESTGIDTRKPIS
- a CDS encoding NAD-dependent epimerase/dehydratase family protein, with amino-acid sequence MTDIERSGPSGAKGASEIVLVTGASGFIAAALIARLGERYTVVGLDRAGPPEPPPPAAAIDIDVGSDEAVHAALEEVRARYGNRIASVIHLAAYYDISGDPNPLYDKVTVQGTRRLIDGLQSFDVEQFVFASTMLVHKPTATPQERINEESPIGASWAYPQSKVDTEALLHERHGRIPVVYLRPAGVYADEGRSAFLAQQISQIYEHRLISHFYPGMLCAAQSSVHRDDLAEAVVRLVDRRHDLPSELPLLIGEPDAPGYAEIQDIVGEALHGEGWKTIRIPQPLAKAGIVLQNEALGDDDFIQPWMIDSSNDHYILDISRARSLLGWEPKHSLRETLPTIVAALKRHPRAWYRNNKLNENLVAWNDKSDPKPAELDHNPPEAAADAMPGMEHGAKDHGNMDHAAVGHGAGDMAMSSHGAHGDHMAMMDRDERRARWALYANIGLGLWLASSPLIYDSMTAQRVGEAARFVTVDRGLPSIEWRASALAVSDLVSGLAIALFGALSLVPRTKTWAQWAVAFVGIWLLFAPLIFWSPSAAQYNNDLLIGSAVIALSVLVPMMPGMSMAGMMDPKNIPPGWTYSPSTDAQRLPIVVMGLIGLLTSRILTAYQLGHIDSVWEPFFVGSLSDPRNGTEEIITSNMSKAWPIPDGGLGTISYVLEILMAVMGTRDRWRTMPWMVTFFGILVIPLGVVSIYFIISQPIVIGTWSTLALIAALAMLIMIPFALDEVIAMGQFLVWAKCRGKPLIRTFFQGDASEAGSEDASDLMSSPAAFWADAKRGLTLPWTLAVSIALGAFLMLTRVTLGNEGAMANSDHVIGALVITVAIIATAEVARAVRFINGALGAWLVAAPFLLTGAGHLGTIVSVIIGLALVGLSLPRGKRSAEHYASWDKYVI